In Bradyrhizobium guangdongense, the sequence TATGGCGGGGGGCTGGTCGCCTGGCTCTATGGCGGCGTCGATCCGGAGGCTTTTCTTTTGCGCTTGCGCGACGCCATCTCGATCGATCATTTCATCGTCGGCATCGTCAAGGCGCCCGTCATGGCCGCGGTGATCGGCATCGTCGCCTGCGTCGAAGGCCTCGCCGTGCAGGGCAGCGCGGAATCGCTCGGCCAGCACACCACTGCGTCGGTGGTGAAAGGCATCTTCTTCGTCATCGTGATGGACGGCGTGTTCGCCATCTTCTTCGCCTCGATCGGGATGTGACGATGGCGGGCGAGATTGAAAATCCCATTATCCGCGTCCGCGACATCACCGTGCAGTTCGGTGCGACGCGCGTGCTCGACGGCCTCAACCTCGACGTCAAGCGCGGCGAGATTTTGGGATTTGTCGGGCCCTCCGGTGCGGGCAAATCGGTGCTGACGCGGACCATTATCGGCCTGGTGCCGAAGGTCGCCGGCTCCATCCAGGTGTTCGGCGTCGATCTCGATTCCTCCAGTACCTCGCAGCGCCGCAATGTCGAGCGGCGCTGGGGCGTGCTGTTCCAGCAGGGTGCGCTGTTCTCCTCGCTCACCGTGCGGCAGAACATCCAGTTTCCGATGCGCGAATATCTTCGCGTCTCGCAGCGGCTGATGGACGAGATCACCATGGCCAAGCTTGCCATGGTCGGGCTCAAGCCTGAAGTGGCCGAGCGTTTCCCATCGGAACTCTCAGGCGGCATGATCAAGCGCGTCGCGCTCGCACGCGCGCTGTCGCTCGATCCCGACCTCGTGTTCCTGGACGAGCCGACCTCGGGCCTCGATCCGATCGGCGCCGGCGATTTCGACGAACTGGTGCGCACGCTTCAGCGCACTTTGGGGCTGACCGTTTTCATGGTAACCCACGATCTCGACAGCCTTTACACAGCTTGCGACCGCATCGCCGTTTTAGGGAACGGTAAGATCATTGCGGCAGGGTCGATCGCTGACATGCAGGCCTCACAGCATCCTTGGCTGAGGCAGTATTTCCATGGCAAGCGCGCCCGCGCGGTGATGAGTTGAGTAGCCGGAGCACCTGATGGAAACGCGGGCCAATTACGTCCTGATCGGATCGTTCACGCTGGCAGTGATCGCGGCGGCGATCGGCTTCGTGCTCTGGTTCCAATCGCTGCACACCACCAAGCAGCGCAGCCCCCTGCGCGTCGTGTTCGAAGGCCCAGCGGCCGGCCTACGCAACGGCGGCAGCGTCAATTTCAACGGTATCCGAGTGGGCGAGGTGGTTTCGGTGAAGCTCGACAATCCGCGGCGGGTTGTCGCACTCGCCATGGTCGAGAACAACACCCCGCTTCGCAAGGACACCCTGGTCGGCCTCGAATTCCAGGGCCTCACAGGCGTTGCCGCGATCTCGCTCAAGGGCGGCGACGAGGCCGCGCCGCCTCCGCCGCTCGACGAGGACGGCATTCCGACGCTGACGGCCGATCCGAACAGGCTTCAGGACGTCACCGAGGCGATCCGCGGCACGCTGCAGAACATCAACAAGATCGTCGCGGACAATCAGGAATCGGTGAAGAACTCGCTGAAGAACCTCGAGACCTTCACCAACTCGCTCGCGCGCAACTCCGAGAAGATCGATGGCGTGATGGCCAAGGTCGACGGCGTGATGCTCAAGGCCGACGGGGTGATGCTCAAGGCGGACAATCTCATGCTCGGCCTCAATACGCTTGCCGGCGGCAAGGACGGCGGCGAGCTGTTCCTGACCGTGAAATCGATCCGTGAACTCGCCGAAGATTTCGACAAGCGCTCCGGTGCACTGATGACCGACGGCCGTCGCACGCTCGGCGACATCAGCCGCGCCGTGAATAATTTCGATCGCAACCCGACCCGCGTGCTGTTCGGCGCCAGCAACAGCAGCGCACAGCCCGCCCCGCCGCCCGAGCCGCCGAAGCCGGCGCCCGCCGCGAGCGGCCGACGGCAGTAAGCGCAACTCCTCCGTCATTGCGAGCGTAGCGAAGTAATCCGGACTGTTTCCGCCGGGGCAGTCTAGATTGCTTCGTCGCCAGCGGAAAATTGCTTCGCAATTTGTCGCGAGCTCCTCGCAGCAATGACGAGGACTGCCGTGCCGATACGAAAGTATGGGGGTCTCGCCGAGCCAAGGTAGGGGGAGGGGCAGGCGGGCGATGTCGGCTATATCGCGCTCAAGGCGCGCTTCACGAAGAGCGCGCCGACTTCACTCACAGGGGAGGAGAGAGCGTGATACGTCTGCTGCTGCTGTTGCCGTTCATCGGGCTGATGATCGTGCCGTTTTACAATATCCGCGAGCCGCATCTGTTCGGCTTTCCGTTCTTCTACTGGTATCAGCTCGCCTGGGTGCCGCTGACCTCGCTGCTCACCTACATCGTCTACAGGAGCATGCGCCGTGCTGACTAATGTCGATAGCGCGGCGTTTGCCGTATTCCTCGCTCTGTTTATCCTGGTCACCGGCATGGGCTTCGTCGCCGCGCGCTGGCGCAAGCCGGAGACGCTCGCCCATCTCGACGAGTGGGGCCTCGGTGGCCGCAAGTTCGGCACCTGGATCACCTGGTTCCTGGTCGGCGGCGATTTCTATACAGCCTACACAGTGATCGCCGTTCCCGCTCTGGTCTATGCGGTCGGCGCCTACGGCTTCTTCGCGCTGCCCTACACCATCATCGTCTATCCCTTCGTGTTCGCGGTCATGCCGGTGTTGTGGAAAGTCGCCAAGGAGCGCGGCTACGTCACCGCAGGCGACGTGGTGCGCGGCGCCTATGGCTCGCGCGGGCTCGAGCTTGCCGTTGCGGCCACCGGCGTGCTGGCGACGATGCCCTACATCGCGCTTCAGCTGATCGGTATGGAGGTCGCGATTAAGGCGCTCGGGCTGAGCGGCGAGGTGCCGCTCGTTCTGGCCTTCCTGGTGCTGGCGCTCTACACCTATTCGTCGGGCCTGCGTGCCCCGGCGCTGATCGCCTTCGTCAAGGACATCATGATCTACATCGTGGTAATCGCCGCGGTTGCGATCGTGCCGTCCAAGCTCGGCGGCTATGGCGCGATCTTTACCGCGGCGGATGCAGCGTTTTCGGCGAAAGGCTCGGGAGGCATCCTGCTGTCGCCAGCGCAGATCGTGCCCTATGCCTCGCTGGCGTTGGGCTCGGCGCTCGCCGCTTTCATGTATCCGCACACGCTAACCGGCATCTTCGCCGCGTCGGGCGGCAACACCATCCGCAAGAACGCGATGCTGCTGCCGGCCTATACGCTCTTGCTCGGGCTGCTCGCGCTGCTCGGCTACATGGGCCATGCCGCGGGGCTCAAGCTCGCGAGCAACAACGATGTCGTGCCGGAGCTGTTCAAGACGCTGTTCCCGAGCTGGTTCGCAGGCTTTGCGTTCGCGGCGATCGCGATCGGCGCCTTGGTGCCGGCGGCCGTCATGAGCATCGGGGCGGCCAATCTGTTCACCCGCAATTTCTGGAAGGTGTGGATCGATCCGAAGGTGACGCCGGCGGGTGAGGCGAAGGTTGCCAAGATCACCTCCATGCTGGTGAAGGTCGGCGCACTGCTCGCCATCCTCTTCATGCCGACGCAGTTCGCGCTCGACCTGCAATTGCTCGGGGGCCTGTGGATCCTGCAGACACTGCCCGCCCTCATCTTCGGGCTCTATCTGAACTGGTTCTCCAGCACGGCGCTGCTGACCGGCTGGGCCGTCGGCTTGGCAGGCGGATCGTGGCTGGCGTGGTCGGACGGGCTGAAGCCGCTGCATGGCATCGACTTCGGCGCCGGCAAGGTCGCGATCTACACCGGACTGCTGGCGCTCGCGCTCAACATCGTGGTCGCCGTGGTGGTCAACCTTGTGCTCAAGGGCCTGCCGCAGGCCGGCCTGTCGCGCGAGGCGGCCTGACGTCAAGTTCGGATCGGCGGCCGGCCGGCCGCCGATCCCAAATCTGCCTTCCACGCGCTTGAAAACACTCTAGTATCCGGGACCGTTCATGAGTACGCAGGATCGATCTCGAGTGAGGATGTCTTGCAGGCGTGGTTCGTTCTTGCGGTCGCAGCCGGTTATGTAACCACGCTGTTCCTGATTGCTTGGTGGGGCGATCGGCGGAGCGTGGACGGACCGCTTGTCTCGCCAAAATCCTGGGCGGCTGCTATCAGCTATTGCCTGACACTTGCCGTCTACAACACCTCCTGGAGCTTTTACGGGTCGGTCGGCCGCGCTGCCACGAGCGGGCTCGACTTCGCCACGATCTATATCGGCCCGACCTTGGTGCTGCTATTCGGCCAGCCGCTGCTATCCAGGGTGATCGCGATCGCGAAAGCGCAGAACGTCACCTCGATCGCCGACTTCATTGCCGCGCGCTACGGCAAGAGCCAGGTGCTTGCGGCCTTCGTGACGCTCGCTTCGCTGCTCGGCGTGCTTCCCTATATCGCGCTTCAGCTCAAGGCCGTCGGCAAGAGCTTCGACTATCTGATCCTGCAGCCTGAGCGCGCCGGCGGCGAGGCGCTGCGGTTCTGGCAGGATTCGGCCTTCGGCGTCGCCGCGTCGATGGCGCTGTTCGCCATTGTGTTCGGCGTCCGCCATGTCCATGCCAGCGAGCATCACCGCGGCTTGATGCTCGCGATCGCGTTCGAGAGCATGGTCAAGCTGGTCGCATTCCTCGTCGTGGCGCTGTTCGTGCTGTTCGGACTATCGGGAGGACCGGCCGCGCTGCTGTCGCACTTCTCCTCGGATCCGCAACTGGCCGGGATCCTGGCCTTCGATCCGACGCAGCCGGTCTGGCCCTCGACGATCATCATCTCGGCGATCGCCTTTCTGTGCCTGCCGCAGGCGTTCCACGTCGCGGTCGTCGAGAACGAGAGCCCCGGTCACACGCGCACCGCGGCGTGGCTTTATCCAACCTATCTTGCGTTGTTCAGCCTGCTGATCCTGCCGATCGCGGCCGCCGGCCTTTCGAGGTTCGGCGCGATGATGGACCCCGACACTTATGTCATCTCGCTGCCGATTGCGGCGAATGCGGGTACGATCAGCCTGATCGCCTTCCTGGGCGGGCTTTCGGCCGCGACCGGCATGGTGATCATGACCTCCGTCGCGCTGAGCACCATGCTCTGCAACGACGTCATCATGCCGCTGCTGCTGCGCTCGCGCGTCTTCGGCCTGCGCGCCCAAAGCCGGCCGATGACCTCGGTGCTGATGACGGTACGGAGGCTCTCGATCCTCGGCATCCTGCTGCTGGCCTATCTAATGCACCGCCTGGTCAACCAGGCCTATCCGCTCACCGTGATCGGGCTGTTGTCGTTCGTCGCGGTCGCGCAGTTCGGTCCGGCATTCGTCGGAGGCCTGTTCTGGCAGCGTGCCAATAAGATCGGCGCCTCGATTGGGATCGCGGCCGGATTTTCCATTTGGGCCTATACGCTGCTGCTGCCGTCGGCGGCGCCGCTCTGGCCCGCCTTCGAGGACATCGTTCGCAACGGCCCGTGGCAGCTCGCGCTCCTCAAACCGAACGCGTTGTTCGGCCTCGAAGGGCTTGATCCGATCTCGCACGCGACGCTGTGGAGCCTTGCAGCCAACCTCGTCTGCTTCGTCGCGGTCTCGCTGGTGGGGCGGCAAACGACGATCGAGCGCAACCAGGCTGCGGCATTTGCCGATGGCGTCGTCCGCGACACGGGGCCGAAGCTGTCCTCACGTGTGGTGGTCCGGCTCGACGATCTCCGCGCGCTGGCACGGCGCTTTGTCGGTGCGGCGCGCGGCGAAGCGGCCTTCGACAGCTATGTCGCGGCGCGCATGTCGGGCTCCGGGCCGCGCCTCGATCCATCGGGGCTAGTCGATCTCGATTCGATCCGCTTCACCGAAAATCTTCTTGCCGGCGCGATCGGCGCTGCCTCGGCGCGCGTGGTGATTGCGGCCTCGCTGGAAGGACATTCGCTGTCGCGGCGGGCGGCGATGGCGATGCTGGACGAAGCCTCGGAAGCCCTGCGCTTCAATCGCAGTCTCCTGCAGAGCACGCTCGAGAGCGTGCCGCAGGGCATCTGCGCCTTCGATGCCGATTTCAACATCACGGCCTGGAACGGGCGGTTCATCGCGCTGCTCGACCTGCCGCCGGATTTCGTGCGCGTCGGCCTTCCGCTCGCCGAGCTCATTGCCTTCAACGTCGAGCGCGGCGAATATGCCGCCTCCGAATTTGCAGCTCTCCTGGTCAATCGCGATGTCGCGACCCAGAGCTGGCCCTATTTGTACGAGCGCAAGCGTCCTGACGGCACGGTGCTCGAGATCGTTTATGACCGCATCGCCGAGGGCGGCTATGTCTCGACCTACACCGATGTGACCGAGCGTCACCGCGCCGCGGAAGCGCTACGGCGGGCCAACGAGGATCTCGAGCTGCGCGTCCGCGAGCGGACCGAGGCGCTCGAGCAGGCCAAGGCGGAGGCCGAGCAGGCTAATCTCGGCAAGACCCGCTTCCTGGCGGCGGCGAGCCACGATCTGCTGCAACCGTTGAACGCGGCGCGTCTGTTCCTGTCGGCGCTCGACGAAAGTCTGCAAGCCTCTTCGCATGCCGGTGCGGCCGAGAAGGAGCGAACGCTTGCCGGCAGCGCCATTACGGCCTTGCGCTCGACCGAACATGTGCTCGACAGGCTGCTTGACATCTCCTCCTACGATGCCGGCGCGGTCCGCGCCGAGCCGTTCGACTTTCCGATCGCCGATCTTCTCGTGCAGCTGAACGTGGAGTTCTCGGCGATGGCGCGCGAGCGTAGCCTCGCCTTCCGCGTCGTCGATTGCTCTCTCTCGGTGCGCAGCGACCCGCATCTGTTGCGGCGAATTCTTCAGAACCTGTTGTCGAACGCGCTGCGCTACACGCCCAAGGACACATCCAAGGACAGATCCAGGGGACGCATCCTGCTCGGCTGCAGGCGGCGCGATGGCCATCTGCGCATCGAGGTCTGGGATACCGGCATCGGCATCGCCGCGGCGGACCAGAAGCGGATCTTCGAGGAATTCCAGCGCCTGACGCCCGGATCGGAGAAGGGGCTGGGCTTGGGACTTGCGATCGTCGACCGCGTCTCGCGGCTGCTGGGGCATCCCGTCGATGTCCGTTCGCGTCCTGGACGCGGCTCATGCTTTGCCGTCACGGTGCCGCTCGCGCAGGGACCTGGAACGCCGCTCCAGCGCAAGGTGGCGGCCACGGCGCCTGCGACGACCGAGCGACAGCTGACGATCCTGTGTCTGGACAATGATGCGACGATCCTCGACGGCCTGACGGCGCTGCTCGGCGGCTGGGGTCATCGCGTGCTGGTCGCAACCGATGCGAACCGTGCCATGGCCGCGGCAGCGGCAAGCCCACCTGATGTCGTGCTGGTCGATTATCATCTCGATGGAGAACGCACCGGCTTGGACTTTCTCGACGATCTCAGGCAGAAGTCGGGACGCGGCATCTGCGCGCTGGTCGTCACCGGCGATCGCAGCGAGGCGGTCCGCGCAGCGGCGAGGGCGCGCGGCTGCGAGGTGCTGTCCAAGCCGGTCAAGCCGGCGGCGCTGCGGCGCTGCCTCGGCGGCGAAGCGTTGAGCCGCCAGTTCGGGACCAAACAGGGAGCTTCCTCGGCGTGACCATGCGCATCCTTATCGGCGATGATCACCCGCTGGTGCAGGCCGCGCTCCGCAGCGCGCTCTCGACCGTGCTGCCCGATCTCGACATCATCGCCTGCCAGTCGCTTGAGGAGGCGGTGAGCGTGCTCTCGGCGCGGTCGGACGACATCGACCTGATCCTGTGGGATCTGACCATGCCGGGGATCCAGGGATTTGCCGCGCTGTTCATTCTGTCGGCGCAATTTCCGACGGTGCCGGTGGCGATTATCTCGGCGCGGCAGGACGCCGCCACAATCCGACGCGCCATCGCCTATGGCGCATCCGGCTACATCCCAAAGTCGCTCAGCCTGCCCGAGATGGCGGAAGCGATCACGAGGATCCTCGCCGGCGAAATCTGGATGCCGCCCAATGTCGGCGGCCGCGGCTCGATCCAGAGCGCCGATGTCGAACTCGCCGGCCGCATGGCCTCGCTGTCGGCGCAACAGCTGCGCATTCTCGCGATGATCGTCCAGGGCAAGCTCAACAAGCAGATCGCCGGCGAGCTCGACATCGCCGAGCAGACTGTGAAGGGGCACGTCTCGACAATTCTGCGCAAGCTCGGCGTCGGCTCGCGGACCCAGGCTGCCGTGCTGGCCGAGCGGCTGTCATTCGGGCAGCCAGGCGGAACCTGAGTTCGCGAGGGAACCTGGTTTCCAAGCGTCAAAAGCAAAACGAAGGCCGTGAGGCCTCCGTTTGCATTCCGTTGCTAGTGAGCCCGGTCCGCTTACCCCAGCCGTCCCGCCGCATGCGCGAGCAGCGTGTACACCAGGCCCGTCTCCGAAGTCAGGTGGCTGCGCAGTTCCTGCGGACCGCGGTTGTCGCGGGCGACCTCATCGAGCAGGCGCTCGAACTCGCCGATATAGCGGTCGACCGTGCCCTTGAAGTTGCGGTCGGCGCGGT encodes:
- a CDS encoding ABC transporter ATP-binding protein; this translates as MAGEIENPIIRVRDITVQFGATRVLDGLNLDVKRGEILGFVGPSGAGKSVLTRTIIGLVPKVAGSIQVFGVDLDSSSTSQRRNVERRWGVLFQQGALFSSLTVRQNIQFPMREYLRVSQRLMDEITMAKLAMVGLKPEVAERFPSELSGGMIKRVALARALSLDPDLVFLDEPTSGLDPIGAGDFDELVRTLQRTLGLTVFMVTHDLDSLYTACDRIAVLGNGKIIAAGSIADMQASQHPWLRQYFHGKRARAVMS
- a CDS encoding MlaD family protein, with the protein product METRANYVLIGSFTLAVIAAAIGFVLWFQSLHTTKQRSPLRVVFEGPAAGLRNGGSVNFNGIRVGEVVSVKLDNPRRVVALAMVENNTPLRKDTLVGLEFQGLTGVAAISLKGGDEAAPPPPLDEDGIPTLTADPNRLQDVTEAIRGTLQNINKIVADNQESVKNSLKNLETFTNSLARNSEKIDGVMAKVDGVMLKADGVMLKADNLMLGLNTLAGGKDGGELFLTVKSIRELAEDFDKRSGALMTDGRRTLGDISRAVNNFDRNPTRVLFGASNSSAQPAPPPEPPKPAPAASGRRQ
- a CDS encoding DUF3311 domain-containing protein — encoded protein: MIRLLLLLPFIGLMIVPFYNIREPHLFGFPFFYWYQLAWVPLTSLLTYIVYRSMRRAD
- the mctP gene encoding monocarboxylate uptake permease MctP is translated as MLTNVDSAAFAVFLALFILVTGMGFVAARWRKPETLAHLDEWGLGGRKFGTWITWFLVGGDFYTAYTVIAVPALVYAVGAYGFFALPYTIIVYPFVFAVMPVLWKVAKERGYVTAGDVVRGAYGSRGLELAVAATGVLATMPYIALQLIGMEVAIKALGLSGEVPLVLAFLVLALYTYSSGLRAPALIAFVKDIMIYIVVIAAVAIVPSKLGGYGAIFTAADAAFSAKGSGGILLSPAQIVPYASLALGSALAAFMYPHTLTGIFAASGGNTIRKNAMLLPAYTLLLGLLALLGYMGHAAGLKLASNNDVVPELFKTLFPSWFAGFAFAAIAIGALVPAAVMSIGAANLFTRNFWKVWIDPKVTPAGEAKVAKITSMLVKVGALLAILFMPTQFALDLQLLGGLWILQTLPALIFGLYLNWFSSTALLTGWAVGLAGGSWLAWSDGLKPLHGIDFGAGKVAIYTGLLALALNIVVAVVVNLVLKGLPQAGLSREAA
- a CDS encoding hybrid sensor histidine kinase/response regulator encodes the protein MQAWFVLAVAAGYVTTLFLIAWWGDRRSVDGPLVSPKSWAAAISYCLTLAVYNTSWSFYGSVGRAATSGLDFATIYIGPTLVLLFGQPLLSRVIAIAKAQNVTSIADFIAARYGKSQVLAAFVTLASLLGVLPYIALQLKAVGKSFDYLILQPERAGGEALRFWQDSAFGVAASMALFAIVFGVRHVHASEHHRGLMLAIAFESMVKLVAFLVVALFVLFGLSGGPAALLSHFSSDPQLAGILAFDPTQPVWPSTIIISAIAFLCLPQAFHVAVVENESPGHTRTAAWLYPTYLALFSLLILPIAAAGLSRFGAMMDPDTYVISLPIAANAGTISLIAFLGGLSAATGMVIMTSVALSTMLCNDVIMPLLLRSRVFGLRAQSRPMTSVLMTVRRLSILGILLLAYLMHRLVNQAYPLTVIGLLSFVAVAQFGPAFVGGLFWQRANKIGASIGIAAGFSIWAYTLLLPSAAPLWPAFEDIVRNGPWQLALLKPNALFGLEGLDPISHATLWSLAANLVCFVAVSLVGRQTTIERNQAAAFADGVVRDTGPKLSSRVVVRLDDLRALARRFVGAARGEAAFDSYVAARMSGSGPRLDPSGLVDLDSIRFTENLLAGAIGAASARVVIAASLEGHSLSRRAAMAMLDEASEALRFNRSLLQSTLESVPQGICAFDADFNITAWNGRFIALLDLPPDFVRVGLPLAELIAFNVERGEYAASEFAALLVNRDVATQSWPYLYERKRPDGTVLEIVYDRIAEGGYVSTYTDVTERHRAAEALRRANEDLELRVRERTEALEQAKAEAEQANLGKTRFLAAASHDLLQPLNAARLFLSALDESLQASSHAGAAEKERTLAGSAITALRSTEHVLDRLLDISSYDAGAVRAEPFDFPIADLLVQLNVEFSAMARERSLAFRVVDCSLSVRSDPHLLRRILQNLLSNALRYTPKDTSKDRSRGRILLGCRRRDGHLRIEVWDTGIGIAAADQKRIFEEFQRLTPGSEKGLGLGLAIVDRVSRLLGHPVDVRSRPGRGSCFAVTVPLAQGPGTPLQRKVAATAPATTERQLTILCLDNDATILDGLTALLGGWGHRVLVATDANRAMAAAAASPPDVVLVDYHLDGERTGLDFLDDLRQKSGRGICALVVTGDRSEAVRAAARARGCEVLSKPVKPAALRRCLGGEALSRQFGTKQGASSA
- a CDS encoding response regulator; amino-acid sequence: MTMRILIGDDHPLVQAALRSALSTVLPDLDIIACQSLEEAVSVLSARSDDIDLILWDLTMPGIQGFAALFILSAQFPTVPVAIISARQDAATIRRAIAYGASGYIPKSLSLPEMAEAITRILAGEIWMPPNVGGRGSIQSADVELAGRMASLSAQQLRILAMIVQGKLNKQIAGELDIAEQTVKGHVSTILRKLGVGSRTQAAVLAERLSFGQPGGT